The genomic stretch AAGATATAGAAATATTTTTTAAGACTTTAAAAGCAGAAATGAAAAAAATAGGTGTGATATAGATGTCTAAGATATATTTTTTTAATGGTTGGGGAATGGATGAAAACCTTTTAAAACCACTTAAAAATTCAACTGAATATGATATAGAAGTTATAAATTTTCCTTATGATACAGATAAAAGTTCTATTGATAAAGATGATATTTTTATAGGCTATTCTTTTGGTGTATATTATTTAAATAAGTTTTTATCTGAAAATAAAGATTTAAAATATAAAAAAGCTATTGGGATTAATGGCCATCCAGAAACAATTGGAAAATTTGGAATAAATGAAAAGATGTTCAATATAACTCTTGATACCTTAAATGAAGAGAATTTAGAAAAATTTTTGATAAATATGGATATTGATGATAGTTTTTGTAAATCAGATAGATCATTTGATGAGATTAAAAATGAATTACAGTTCTTTAAAGATAACTATCAAATAATAGATAATCATATTAATTTTTACTATATTGGAAAAAATGATAGAATTATTCCTGGAAATAAATTAGAAAAATATTGTCAAAATTATAACTTAGCCTATAAATTATTAGAATACGGACATTATCCTTTTTCGTATTTTAAAGACTTTAAAGATATTTTAGACATATAGAGAAGAGGAAAAGTAAATGAATTTTTATAAATATTACAATGAATATGAAAACTATTCATTGGCACAAAAGCAGGTTGCTAAAAATCTGTTAGACTATATGGGAAAATCTAATATTTTTGATACTAAAATAGATTCTATTTTTGAAATAGGTTGTGGAACAGGTATTTTTACAAGAGAATATAGAAAATACTTTCTTCATTCTGACCTGATTTTAAATGATTTATTTGATGTGAGAGAATTTATAAAAGATATAGATTATAATATATTTATACAAGAAAATATTGAAGAATTAGATATTCCTAAAAGTGATTTAGTAGTATCTAGTTCTGTTTTTCAGTGGATTAAAGATATAGAGAGTCTTATAAGAAATATAGCAGAGCACACTGATAATCTATGTTTTTCTTCATATATTTTTGGTAATTTACTTGAAATTAAAAATCATTTTGGAGTATCATTAGATTATTTAAATATAGAAGAATTTGAAGAAATCTTAAAAAAATATTTTTCTTCTGTAAAATCTTATAGTGAAACTATTAAGCTTAATTTTGGAAGCCCTATGCTACTTTTAAAGCATTTAAAGTACACTGGGGTTACTGGATTTCAAAAAACTTCTATTTCTAAAATAAAGACCTTTAAAGACAATATTTTAACCTATGAGGTTGCATACTTTATTTGCAAGAAATAGATTTTATGAATTTAAATTCTTAGGAGAAATATAAGGTGAAAAATGCAGTAATTTATATACATGGAAAATCTGGAACAGCCGAGGAAGCTGAACATTATAAAATTTTTTTTAATGAAGCAGATATTTTAGGTTTTGAATACACTTCTGAATATCCTTGGGATTTTCAAAAAGAGTTTTCAATTTTTATTGATAATATTTATACAAAATATAAAAAAATATCAATAATTGCTAATAGTATAGGAACATATTTTATTATGCTTTCATTGTCTAATAAGCATATTGAAAAAGCATTTTTTATTTCACCTATTGTAGATATGGAAAAACTAATTACTGATATGATGTTCTTAGAAAATATAACAGAAGAGGAGTTATATAAAAAGAAAGAGATTAAAACCTCATTTGGAGAAATATTATCTTGGGAGTATCTTACTTTTGTAAGAAAAAATCCTATTGAATGGAATATTCCAACATATATCTTATATGGGGAAAAAGATAATTTGACTTCTTATGAAACAATATTAAATTTTACCAATAAAACAAAAGCTAATTTAACAATTATGAAAGGTGGAGAACATTGGTTTCATACAGATGAACAAATAGAATTCTTAGATAATTGGATAAAAAATATAGTTAAAAAAATAAACTGTTACAAGTCTATTGAAATGTAACAGTTTTTTTAATTAATATTTTCTATAATTTTTGACTACATGTTCTATTTGAATTTCAAGCTCTTCTTTATTAGGAATATAAAGAGTATATTTTGAAGCAAAGATTTTATTAGATAAGTTTCCAAGAGCATACTCTGCTTGTATATTATCTTTATCTGTACAAAGAATAATTCCAATAGGTTCATTATCTGTTTCATCATTAATTTCAGATTTATAGTAATTGAGGTACATATTTAGTTGCCCCACTGCTTCAGGCATTAATTTTCCCATTTTTAATTCAATTAAAATATAGCTTCTTAAAATTTTATTATAAAATACCATGTCAACATAATAATGAGTATTTCCTAAAGTTATTCTTTGTTGAGAACCTACATACATAAATCCTTTTCCAAGTTCTAATAAAAATTTTTCAATATGAAGAATAAGAGCTTTTTCCAAATCACTTTCTAAGATAGCTTTTTCTTCAGGTATCCCTAAAAATTCAAATACATACGGATCCTTTATTATATCACTTGCCTTATTAATTTCATTCCCTTTTAATGATAATTCTAAGACTTTTTCTTTATTTTTTTCTCCTGAAGATAGTAATAATCTTTCAAAAAGTGAGGTTTTTATTTGCCTTTTCAACTCTCTTACTGACCAATTTGAATTTATACTTTCTTTTTCATAAAAATTTCTTTTAGAATTATCACTAATAGAAAGTAATTCACAATAATGTGACCAAGTTAATTTGCCAGACACTGTCTGGCAAATTGGATATAACAAATAAAAATTTCTCATATTTTGTAAATTTGACCTAGAAAATCCTTTTCCATATTCTTTTGAAAGTTTTTTAGATAATTCTATTAATAGTTGTTTTCCATATTCAGCTCTATCAGATCTTTTTTGTTCTTCTTCTATAATTATTCTGCCAATTTCCCAATATGTTCTAACCAGAATACTATTAACTTGTTTTGCTACATCTTTTCTTGCATTCTCCATTAAGATTTTTATACTATTATAAATGTCTGTATGAATAGTTTGAATTTTATTATTCATTTTTATCCTTCTATCAATCTTTGATATAATTCCTTATACCTCTTTGCAGGTTTATCCCAAGAGTTATCTCTTTTCTTTGCATTCTTAATAATTTCTTGCCATACATTAGGTCTATGATACATTTTAATTGCATATCTCAAAGTCTTTATCATATCATCAGAATTGGCTTGTTTAAAACCAAAGCCATCTCCTTCGCCTGTATATTCATTATAAGGTTTCACAGTATCTTTTAATCCTCCTGTTTCTCTAACAACAGGTATGCAACCATACCTCATTGCTATCATTTGAGAAAGTCCACATGGCTCAAAGACAGAAGGCATTAAAAATATATCTGCTCCTGCATAGATTTCAGATGATAATTCTTGATTAAAGCCTATATATGAACATACTTTTCCTTTATGAAGATATTCTTGATAAGCAAAGAAATGCTCATAACGTTTTTCACCTGTTCCTAAAAGAACAAATTGTATACCTAAACTTATCATCTCATCAAACTTTTCAACAATGTAATCTAAACCTTTTTGCCTATCTAAACGAGTTATAATAGCAACTAAAGGTGTGTTTTCTTCTACATTTAAACCTAGTTTTTTTTGTAAATCAGTTTTTAAAGTTTTATGAGATTTTTTAGATAATGGATATGAAGACTTATCAATTCCATTGACTATACCTGATAATTTATAATCATATTTTTGAAATAGTCCATGTATACCTTCTCCAAGTTCGGGAGTTTTTATTTCTTCAGCATAACTATCACTTACTGTGGTAATATAATCAGAGTAAACAACTCCTCCCTTTAAAAAAGAAATCATATCATAATATTTTAAACCATCTTCTTGAAAATATTTTACTCTATCAATTTCTAATAAATCTTCTATAACATTAT from Fusobacterium hwasookii encodes the following:
- a CDS encoding PDDEXK nuclease domain-containing protein → MNNKIQTIHTDIYNSIKILMENARKDVAKQVNSILVRTYWEIGRIIIEEEQKRSDRAEYGKQLLIELSKKLSKEYGKGFSRSNLQNMRNFYLLYPICQTVSGKLTWSHYCELLSISDNSKRNFYEKESINSNWSVRELKRQIKTSLFERLLLSSGEKNKEKVLELSLKGNEINKASDIIKDPYVFEFLGIPEEKAILESDLEKALILHIEKFLLELGKGFMYVGSQQRITLGNTHYYVDMVFYNKILRSYILIELKMGKLMPEAVGQLNMYLNYYKSEINDETDNEPIGIILCTDKDNIQAEYALGNLSNKIFASKYTLYIPNKEELEIQIEHVVKNYRKY
- a CDS encoding pimeloyl-ACP methyl esterase BioG family protein, translated to MSKIYFFNGWGMDENLLKPLKNSTEYDIEVINFPYDTDKSSIDKDDIFIGYSFGVYYLNKFLSENKDLKYKKAIGINGHPETIGKFGINEKMFNITLDTLNEENLEKFLINMDIDDSFCKSDRSFDEIKNELQFFKDNYQIIDNHINFYYIGKNDRIIPGNKLEKYCQNYNLAYKLLEYGHYPFSYFKDFKDILDI
- a CDS encoding alpha/beta fold hydrolase produces the protein MKNAVIYIHGKSGTAEEAEHYKIFFNEADILGFEYTSEYPWDFQKEFSIFIDNIYTKYKKISIIANSIGTYFIMLSLSNKHIEKAFFISPIVDMEKLITDMMFLENITEEELYKKKEIKTSFGEILSWEYLTFVRKNPIEWNIPTYILYGEKDNLTSYETILNFTNKTKANLTIMKGGEHWFHTDEQIEFLDNWIKNIVKKINCYKSIEM
- a CDS encoding malonyl-ACP O-methyltransferase, with product MNFYKYYNEYENYSLAQKQVAKNLLDYMGKSNIFDTKIDSIFEIGCGTGIFTREYRKYFLHSDLILNDLFDVREFIKDIDYNIFIQENIEELDIPKSDLVVSSSVFQWIKDIESLIRNIAEHTDNLCFSSYIFGNLLEIKNHFGVSLDYLNIEEFEEILKKYFSSVKSYSETIKLNFGSPMLLLKHLKYTGVTGFQKTSISKIKTFKDNILTYEVAYFICKK
- a CDS encoding glycogen synthase, which gives rise to MKVLFATGEAFPFVKTGGLGDVSYSLPKALVQKEKVDIRVILPKYSKISSELLKNAKHLGHKEIWVAHHNEYVGIEEVELEGVIYYFVDNERYFKRANVYGEFDDCERFLFFSKAVVETMDITNFKPDIIHCNDWQSAVIPIYLKERGIYDVKTIFTIHNLRFQGFFFNNVIEDLLEIDRVKYFQEDGLKYYDMISFLKGGVVYSDYITTVSDSYAEEIKTPELGEGIHGLFQKYDYKLSGIVNGIDKSSYPLSKKSHKTLKTDLQKKLGLNVEENTPLVAIITRLDRQKGLDYIVEKFDEMISLGIQFVLLGTGEKRYEHFFAYQEYLHKGKVCSYIGFNQELSSEIYAGADIFLMPSVFEPCGLSQMIAMRYGCIPVVRETGGLKDTVKPYNEYTGEGDGFGFKQANSDDMIKTLRYAIKMYHRPNVWQEIIKNAKKRDNSWDKPAKRYKELYQRLIEG